In the Ramlibacter tataouinensis TTB310 genome, one interval contains:
- the rpsM gene encoding 30S ribosomal protein S13: protein MARIAGINIPPHQHAEIGLTAIFGIGRTRARKICEACGIAYSKKVKDLSDADLEKIRDQIAQFTIEGDLRRETTMNIKRLMDIGCYRGFRHRRGLPMRGQRTRTNARTRKGPRKAAQALKK from the coding sequence ATGGCACGTATCGCTGGCATCAACATTCCGCCGCATCAGCACGCCGAGATCGGCCTGACGGCCATCTTCGGCATCGGCCGCACGCGCGCCCGCAAGATCTGCGAGGCCTGCGGCATCGCCTACTCCAAGAAGGTCAAGGACTTGTCCGACGCCGACCTCGAGAAGATCCGCGACCAGATCGCGCAGTTCACGATCGAGGGCGACCTGCGCCGCGAGACCACGATGAACATCAAGCGCCTGATGGACATCGGCTGCTACCGGGGCTTCCGCCACCGCCGCGGCCTGCCCATGCGCGGCCAGCGCACCCGCACCAACGCGCGCACCCGCAAGGGCCCGCGCAAGGCCGCCCAGGCGCTCAAGAAATAA
- a CDS encoding DUF5666 domain-containing protein produces the protein MIARPPFRIGLMAAVLLLASCGGGGTGVAGGGGGVGSGGTGAMASNVTVGSVEGFASIIVNGIRYNVDAADTRQVEDPEGLKFGMTVRVQGMVDAGAATGTASSLASTPQVRGAVTSVDAAGASFVVLGLQVRVNAATVYEGLGGLGELVPPATVQVYGLPGEAGRLLATRVERVAPGATRVLTGAVQDLDRPARRFRLGGRLVDYRTATFDADLTPASLDNGTLVRVELPSNDGVGVLAALRVRPWYAVPLADGTALSLSGPVTDYAGPGAFKVQGVRVDASQARINGGPASALREGAYVDASGVSRSGVLVPERLRIRSGDDEDEDDDEENRGRGEDDEQDRTRFSAEGRISQFEGLQRFRVQGQWVDASGASVRFQGGSAADLARGRRVSVRGSAVRQGTLLADSVRFGGDD, from the coding sequence GTGATCGCGCGACCGCCTTTCCGTATCGGCTTGATGGCCGCCGTGCTGCTGCTGGCAAGTTGCGGCGGCGGCGGCACCGGGGTGGCTGGCGGGGGCGGCGGCGTCGGCTCTGGCGGCACCGGCGCCATGGCCTCCAACGTCACCGTGGGATCGGTCGAAGGGTTCGCCAGCATCATCGTCAACGGGATCCGATACAACGTCGATGCGGCCGACACCCGCCAGGTCGAGGACCCGGAGGGCCTGAAGTTCGGCATGACGGTGCGGGTCCAGGGGATGGTCGACGCCGGCGCAGCCACCGGCACCGCCAGCAGCCTCGCCTCCACGCCCCAGGTGCGCGGCGCCGTGACCTCCGTCGACGCCGCCGGGGCCAGCTTCGTGGTGCTCGGCCTGCAGGTGCGGGTCAACGCCGCCACCGTCTACGAGGGCCTGGGCGGCCTGGGCGAGCTGGTGCCGCCGGCCACGGTGCAGGTCTACGGGCTGCCGGGCGAGGCCGGCCGGCTGCTGGCCACGCGGGTGGAGCGGGTGGCGCCGGGGGCCACGCGCGTGCTCACCGGCGCGGTGCAGGACCTGGACCGCCCGGCCCGCCGCTTCCGCCTGGGCGGCCGGTTGGTGGACTACCGGACCGCTACCTTCGACGCCGACCTGACGCCGGCCTCCCTGGACAACGGCACGCTGGTGCGTGTCGAGCTGCCGTCCAACGACGGCGTCGGCGTGCTCGCGGCGCTGCGCGTGAGGCCATGGTATGCCGTGCCGCTGGCGGATGGCACCGCTCTCAGCCTGTCGGGTCCGGTCACCGACTATGCCGGCCCCGGTGCGTTCAAGGTGCAGGGTGTGCGGGTGGACGCGAGCCAGGCGCGCATCAACGGCGGGCCGGCGTCTGCGCTGCGCGAAGGCGCCTACGTCGACGCGAGCGGGGTGTCGCGCAGTGGGGTGCTGGTGCCCGAGCGGTTGCGCATCCGCAGCGGCGACGACGAAGACGAGGACGACGATGAGGAGAACCGCGGCCGCGGGGAGGACGACGAGCAGGACCGCACCCGCTTCTCGGCCGAGGGGCGCATCAGCCAGTTCGAGGGGCTGCAGCGCTTCCGGGTCCAGGGCCAGTGGGTGGATGCCAGCGGCGCGTCGGTGCGTTTCCAGGGCGGCAGCGCTGCCGACCTGGCGCGTGGCCGCCGGGTCAGCGTGCGCGGGTCAGCGGTGCGGCAGGGGACGTTGCTGGCCGACAGCGTCCGCTTTGGCGGCGACGACTAG
- a CDS encoding GNAT family N-acetyltransferase — protein MQIRVDDLAGPEIRALLEEHLRHMHEVSPPQSVHALDIAKLRRPDVTFWTAWSPGELLGCGALRELSPRHGEVKSMRTVAAHRGRGVAAALLEHLITKARRRSYERLSLETGSQPAFAPARRLYQRFGFLGCAPFGDYVEDPNSVFMTLRLPAA, from the coding sequence ATGCAAATCCGTGTCGATGACCTTGCCGGCCCCGAGATCCGGGCGCTGCTCGAGGAGCACCTGCGCCACATGCACGAGGTCTCGCCGCCGCAGAGCGTGCACGCGCTGGACATCGCCAAGCTGCGCCGCCCCGACGTCACCTTCTGGACCGCCTGGTCCCCGGGCGAACTCCTGGGCTGCGGCGCGCTGCGCGAACTGTCGCCGCGGCATGGCGAGGTGAAGTCCATGCGCACCGTGGCGGCGCACCGCGGGCGCGGCGTGGCGGCCGCCCTGCTGGAGCACCTGATCACCAAGGCTCGTCGCCGCTCGTACGAGCGCCTGAGCCTGGAGACGGGGTCGCAGCCGGCCTTCGCGCCGGCGCGGCGCCTGTACCAGCGCTTCGGCTTCCTGGGCTGCGCGCCCTTCGGCGACTACGTCGAAGACCCCAACAGCGTGTTCATGACCTTGCGGCTGCCCGCGGCCTGA
- the rpsK gene encoding 30S ribosomal protein S11, with protein sequence MAKAPANNAAQRVRKKVRKNVSDGVCHVHASFNNTIITITDRQGNALSWASSGGQGFKGSRKSTPFAAQVASEVAGRAAIEQGIKNLDVEIKGPGPGRESSVRALAALGIRITSIADVTPVPHNGCRPQKRRRI encoded by the coding sequence ATGGCTAAAGCTCCCGCCAACAACGCCGCGCAGCGCGTGCGCAAGAAGGTTCGCAAGAACGTGTCGGACGGCGTCTGCCACGTGCACGCGTCCTTCAACAACACCATCATCACCATCACCGACCGCCAGGGCAACGCCCTGAGCTGGGCGTCCTCGGGTGGCCAGGGCTTCAAGGGCTCGCGCAAGTCCACGCCGTTCGCCGCCCAGGTCGCATCGGAAGTGGCCGGCCGTGCCGCGATCGAGCAGGGCATCAAGAACCTGGACGTCGAGATCAAGGGTCCCGGCCCGGGTCGCGAGTCCTCGGTGCGCGCGCTGGCCGCGCTGGGCATCCGCATCACTTCGATCGCCGACGTGACGCCGGTGCCGCACAACGGCTGCCGTCCGCAGAAGCGCCGGAGGATCTAA
- a CDS encoding thermonuclease family protein: MRGILRLAGLWAALALAPALGADFSGVVTRVTDGDTLWVRPAAGGRPREVRLQGLDAPEICQAHGPRARAALAARLQGRRVQVRIRARDDYGRWLSRVATPDDPDVGAWMVVQGHAWSYRFRDSRGPYAALEDRARQARRGLWAQAAPLEPREFRRRHGSCGGAGQPGTRPNR, encoded by the coding sequence ATGCGCGGCATCCTCCGGCTGGCCGGCCTGTGGGCCGCCCTCGCGCTGGCGCCCGCCCTGGGGGCCGACTTCTCCGGCGTGGTCACGCGGGTAACGGACGGCGACACCCTGTGGGTGCGGCCGGCCGCGGGCGGCAGGCCGCGCGAGGTGCGGCTGCAGGGGCTGGACGCGCCGGAGATCTGCCAGGCCCACGGCCCGCGGGCCCGCGCGGCGCTGGCGGCACGGCTGCAGGGCCGGCGCGTGCAGGTGCGCATCCGGGCGCGGGATGACTATGGTCGCTGGCTGTCCCGCGTGGCCACCCCCGACGATCCGGACGTGGGCGCGTGGATGGTGGTGCAAGGCCATGCCTGGTCCTACCGCTTCCGGGACAGCCGCGGCCCTTACGCAGCCCTGGAAGACCGGGCCCGCCAGGCGCGCCGCGGCCTGTGGGCGCAGGCGGCACCGCTGGAGCCGCGGGAGTTCCGTCGGCGGCACGGCAGCTGCGGCGGCGCCGGCCAGCCCGGCACGCGCCCGAACCGCTAA
- the rpsD gene encoding 30S ribosomal protein S4 — protein MARYLGPKAKLSRREGTDLFLKSARRSISDKAKFDSKPGQHGRTSGQRTSDFGLQLREKQKVKRMYGVLEKQFRRYFEEAARRKGNSGANLLLLLESRLDNVVYRMGFGSTRAEARQLVSHKAITVNGQAVNIPSYMVKTGDVIAVRDKSKKQNRVVEALQLAQQVGLPAWVEVNADKAEGTFKKVPDRDEFGADIKEALIVELYSR, from the coding sequence GTGGCACGTTACCTCGGCCCCAAGGCCAAACTCTCCCGCCGCGAAGGCACGGACCTGTTCCTCAAGAGCGCACGCCGCTCCATCAGCGACAAGGCCAAGTTCGACTCCAAGCCCGGCCAGCATGGCCGCACGTCGGGCCAGCGCACCTCCGACTTCGGCCTGCAGCTGCGCGAGAAGCAGAAGGTCAAGCGCATGTACGGCGTGCTGGAGAAGCAGTTCCGCCGCTACTTCGAGGAAGCCGCCCGCCGCAAGGGCAACTCCGGCGCCAACCTGCTGTTGCTGCTCGAGTCCCGCCTGGACAACGTGGTCTACCGCATGGGCTTCGGCTCGACCCGCGCCGAGGCGCGCCAGCTGGTCTCGCACAAGGCCATCACGGTCAACGGCCAGGCGGTGAACATCCCGTCCTACATGGTCAAGACCGGCGACGTGATCGCGGTGCGCGACAAGTCCAAGAAGCAGAACCGCGTGGTCGAGGCGCTGCAGCTGGCCCAGCAGGTCGGCCTGCCCGCGTGGGTGGAGGTCAATGCCGACAAGGCCGAGGGCACCTTCAAGAAGGTCCCCGACCGCGATGAATTCGGCGCCGACATCAAGGAAGCGCTGATCGTGGAACTGTACTCGCGTTAA
- the infA gene encoding translation initiation factor IF-1, with amino-acid sequence MAKDDVIQMQGEVVENLPNATFRVKLENGHVVLGHISGKMRMHYIRILPGDKVTVELTPYDLSRARIVFRAK; translated from the coding sequence ATGGCGAAGGACGATGTCATCCAGATGCAGGGCGAGGTCGTGGAAAACCTGCCCAACGCGACATTCCGCGTGAAGCTGGAGAACGGGCACGTGGTGCTCGGACATATTTCGGGAAAGATGCGGATGCACTACATCCGCATCCTGCCGGGTGACAAGGTCACCGTTGAATTGACGCCCTACGACTTGTCGCGGGCACGTATCGTGTTCCGCGCCAAGTGA
- a CDS encoding phosphatidylglycerophosphatase A family protein — protein sequence MSVAAPSEAPAAKRPTVRFAFSHPAHAIALGFGIGLSPWAPGTAGTLWAWLSFAALQAWLPVAAIGWLLLASLVVGWWACSVTARHMNLADPGNIVWDEIVSFWLVLWLLMPAGLGTQVAAFVLFRFFDAAKPGPVGWADRLFHGHGWRGGLGVLLDDLVAALCTLLAIAAWRFAWRFI from the coding sequence ATGAGCGTCGCTGCGCCGTCCGAGGCGCCCGCGGCCAAGCGGCCCACCGTGCGCTTCGCGTTCTCGCATCCGGCGCATGCCATTGCCCTGGGCTTCGGCATCGGCCTGTCGCCCTGGGCACCCGGCACCGCGGGCACGCTGTGGGCCTGGCTCAGTTTTGCGGCCCTGCAGGCCTGGCTGCCGGTGGCCGCCATCGGCTGGCTGCTGCTGGCCTCGCTGGTGGTGGGCTGGTGGGCCTGCTCGGTCACGGCCCGGCACATGAACCTGGCGGACCCGGGCAATATCGTGTGGGACGAGATCGTCTCGTTCTGGCTGGTGCTGTGGCTGCTCATGCCGGCAGGGCTGGGCACCCAGGTCGCGGCCTTCGTGCTGTTCCGTTTCTTCGACGCCGCCAAGCCCGGACCGGTGGGCTGGGCCGACCGCCTGTTCCACGGCCATGGCTGGCGCGGCGGCCTGGGCGTGCTGCTGGACGATCTGGTGGCGGCGCTTTGCACCTTGCTGGCGATCGCCGCCTGGCGGTTTGCCTGGAGATTCATTTGA
- a CDS encoding DUF6502 family protein, whose translation MEPDRLSLVRSACARAMRPIVRLGLGMGLKLPHLEEMLKELLLDEGERLLRSQGVKPNISQLAVTTGLNRKQVTARVRALIDPLPATGLSAAARTFTSWLQLSADRPERARLPIASTGGGDSFQELARQASRSDVHHRAVLDELVRLGLCREADGFVELAADGFVPTADLKTTLAFLGDNLRDHASAAVTNALAGQALFLERAVFADGLEAADCEATHQLVRQRWNGLHHELVQSLTRAVDRNDGQGPQRIRIGIYLYAAPKDETP comes from the coding sequence ATGGAACCCGACCGCCTGTCCCTGGTGCGCTCCGCCTGCGCCCGCGCGATGCGACCCATCGTGCGGCTGGGGCTGGGCATGGGCCTGAAGCTGCCGCACCTGGAGGAGATGCTCAAGGAGCTGCTGCTGGACGAGGGCGAGCGCCTGCTCAGGAGCCAGGGCGTGAAGCCCAACATCAGCCAGCTGGCCGTCACCACCGGCCTGAACCGCAAGCAGGTGACGGCCCGCGTGCGCGCGCTGATCGATCCGCTGCCGGCGACCGGGCTGTCGGCGGCCGCCCGCACCTTCACCTCCTGGCTGCAGCTGTCCGCGGACCGGCCTGAGCGGGCCCGCCTGCCCATCGCCTCGACCGGCGGCGGCGACTCGTTCCAGGAACTGGCCCGACAAGCCAGCCGTTCGGACGTGCACCACCGCGCGGTGCTGGACGAGCTGGTGCGGCTGGGCCTGTGCCGCGAGGCCGACGGCTTCGTGGAACTGGCCGCCGACGGTTTCGTGCCGACCGCCGACCTCAAGACCACGCTGGCCTTCCTGGGCGACAACCTGCGCGACCACGCCTCTGCGGCCGTCACCAATGCCCTGGCCGGGCAGGCGCTGTTCCTGGAGCGCGCCGTGTTCGCCGATGGACTGGAGGCCGCCGATTGCGAGGCCACGCACCAGCTGGTGCGCCAGCGCTGGAACGGCCTGCACCACGAACTGGTGCAGTCGCTGACCCGGGCGGTGGACCGCAATGACGGCCAGGGCCCGCAGCGCATCCGCATCGGCATCTATCTGTACGCCGCCCCCAAGGACGAAACACCGTGA
- a CDS encoding YbdK family carboxylate-amine ligase, giving the protein MDRPASDLAPALEPFSQSAALSLGVELELQLVNTHHYDLAPYSDEMLRLMARHQLPGSVVPEMTSSMIEISTGVCHSASEVLGELSQIRDALVQCADKLNIAVVGGGTHPFQQWHEQRIYDKPRFRQLSDLYGYLSKQFTIFGQHVHIGCPTADEALLMLHRMSRYIPHFIALSASSPYVQAQDTQFDSARLNSVFAFPMSGRAPFTLSWDHFGEFFSKTTRTGVVKSMKDFYWDIRPKPEYGTIEIRVFDTPLTVERAAALAGFVQALASWFLHEQPFMPQEDDYMVYTYNRFQACRFGLDAVYVEPSTGAHMPLREHILQTFRQIGEHARRLGAGPGVQMLGEDVELGSNDARWLRLKQRRERLLAEVVRQGALRFRGQS; this is encoded by the coding sequence GTGGATAGGCCGGCCAGCGATCTCGCGCCGGCGCTCGAGCCCTTCAGCCAGTCCGCGGCCCTGTCGCTCGGGGTCGAGCTCGAGCTGCAGCTGGTCAACACCCACCACTACGACCTGGCGCCCTATTCGGACGAGATGCTGCGCCTGATGGCGCGCCACCAGCTGCCCGGCAGCGTGGTGCCGGAGATGACCTCGAGCATGATCGAGATCTCCACCGGCGTGTGCCACTCCGCGTCCGAGGTGCTGGGCGAGCTGTCGCAAATCCGCGATGCGCTGGTGCAGTGCGCCGACAAGCTCAACATCGCCGTGGTGGGCGGCGGCACCCACCCGTTCCAGCAGTGGCACGAGCAGCGCATCTACGACAAGCCGCGCTTTCGCCAGCTGTCGGACCTGTACGGCTACCTGTCCAAGCAGTTCACCATCTTCGGCCAGCACGTGCACATCGGCTGCCCGACCGCGGACGAGGCGCTGCTGATGCTGCACCGCATGTCGCGCTACATCCCGCACTTCATCGCGCTGTCGGCCTCCAGCCCCTACGTGCAGGCGCAGGACACGCAGTTCGACTCGGCACGGCTGAACTCGGTGTTCGCCTTCCCCATGTCCGGCCGCGCCCCGTTCACCCTCAGCTGGGACCACTTCGGCGAGTTCTTCAGCAAGACCACGCGCACCGGCGTGGTCAAGAGCATGAAGGACTTCTACTGGGACATCCGGCCCAAGCCCGAGTACGGCACCATCGAGATCCGCGTGTTCGACACGCCCTTGACCGTGGAGCGCGCCGCCGCGCTGGCCGGCTTCGTCCAGGCCCTGGCTTCCTGGTTCCTGCACGAGCAGCCGTTCATGCCGCAGGAGGACGATTACATGGTCTACACCTACAACCGTTTCCAGGCCTGCCGCTTCGGCCTGGACGCGGTGTACGTGGAGCCCTCCACCGGCGCCCACATGCCGCTGCGCGAGCACATCCTGCAGACCTTCCGGCAGATCGGCGAGCATGCGCGCCGCCTGGGCGCCGGCCCCGGCGTGCAGATGCTGGGCGAGGACGTGGAACTCGGCAGCAACGATGCGCGGTGGCTGCGGCTGAAGCAGCGGCGCGAGCGCCTGCTGGCCGAGGTGGTGCGCCAGGGTGCGTTGCGATTCCGCGGACAAAGCTAA
- the rplQ gene encoding 50S ribosomal protein L17 gives MRHGHGLRKLNRTSEHRLAMLRNMMNSLLQHEAIKTTVPKAKELRRVVEPMITLAKEPTLANKRLAFDRLRDRDIVAKLFTELGPRYKARPGGYTRILKMGFRVGDNAPMALVELVDRPEPTETTADTEQTAAE, from the coding sequence ATGCGTCACGGCCACGGCCTTCGTAAACTGAACCGCACCAGCGAGCACCGCCTCGCGATGCTGCGCAACATGATGAACTCGCTGCTCCAGCACGAGGCCATCAAGACCACCGTCCCCAAGGCGAAGGAACTGCGCCGCGTGGTCGAGCCCATGATCACCCTGGCCAAGGAGCCGACGCTGGCCAACAAGCGCCTGGCGTTCGACCGCCTGCGCGACCGCGACATCGTCGCCAAGCTGTTCACCGAGCTCGGCCCGCGCTACAAGGCGCGCCCGGGCGGCTACACGCGCATCCTGAAGATGGGCTTCCGCGTGGGCGACAACGCGCCCATGGCCCTGGTGGAACTGGTGGACCGTCCCGAGCCGACGGAAACCACCGCCGACACCGAGCAAACGGCTGCCGAATAA
- a CDS encoding DNA-directed RNA polymerase subunit alpha, whose translation MQTNLLKPKAINVEQLGTNRAKVTLEPFERGYGHTLGNALRRVLLSSMVGYAATEVTIAGVLHEYSSIDGVQEDVVSILLNLKGVVFKLHNRDEVTLSLRKDGEGVVTAADIQTPHDVEIINPDHVIAHLSQGGKIDMQIKVEKGRGYVPGTMRRYADEPTKSIGRIVLDASFSPVKRVSYTVESARVEQRTDLDKLVVEIETNGAITAEDAVRASAKILVEQLAVFAQLEGSELAAFDAPVQRSSQQFDPILLRPVDELELTVRSANCLKAENIYYIGDLIQRTENELLKTPNLGRKSLNEIKEVLASRGLTLGMKLESWPPAGLDKR comes from the coding sequence ATGCAAACCAACCTGCTGAAACCCAAAGCCATCAACGTGGAACAGCTTGGCACGAACCGCGCCAAGGTGACGCTGGAGCCGTTTGAGCGCGGCTACGGCCACACGCTGGGCAACGCCCTGCGCCGCGTGCTGCTGTCCTCGATGGTCGGGTATGCGGCAACCGAAGTCACCATCGCCGGTGTGCTTCACGAGTACTCGTCCATCGACGGCGTCCAGGAAGACGTGGTCAGCATCCTGCTGAACCTAAAGGGCGTGGTCTTCAAGCTGCACAACCGCGACGAGGTCACCCTGTCGCTGCGCAAGGACGGCGAAGGCGTGGTCACGGCCGCCGACATCCAGACGCCGCACGACGTCGAGATCATCAACCCCGACCATGTGATCGCCCACCTGTCGCAAGGCGGCAAGATCGACATGCAGATCAAGGTCGAGAAGGGCCGCGGCTACGTGCCCGGCACCATGCGCCGTTACGCCGACGAGCCGACCAAGTCGATCGGCCGCATCGTGCTGGACGCTTCGTTCTCGCCGGTCAAGCGGGTGAGCTATACGGTCGAGAGCGCCCGCGTCGAGCAGCGCACCGACCTGGACAAGCTGGTGGTGGAGATCGAGACCAACGGCGCCATCACCGCCGAGGACGCGGTGCGCGCCTCCGCCAAGATCCTGGTCGAGCAGCTGGCGGTGTTCGCGCAGCTGGAGGGCAGCGAGCTGGCGGCCTTCGACGCGCCGGTGCAGCGCAGCTCGCAGCAGTTCGACCCGATCCTGCTGCGCCCGGTCGACGAGCTCGAGCTGACGGTGCGCTCGGCCAACTGCCTGAAGGCCGAGAACATCTACTACATCGGCGACCTGATCCAGCGCACCGAGAACGAGCTGCTCAAGACCCCCAACCTGGGCCGCAAGTCGCTCAACGAGATCAAGGAAGTCCTCGCCTCGCGTGGCCTCACGCTGGGCATGAAACTCGAGAGCTGGCCCCCGGCCGGCCTCGATAAGCGTTAA
- the rpmJ gene encoding 50S ribosomal protein L36, with product MRVSASVKKICRNCKIIRRKGVVRVICTDPRHKQRQG from the coding sequence ATGAGAGTTTCGGCTTCCGTCAAGAAGATCTGCCGCAACTGCAAGATCATCCGCCGCAAGGGCGTTGTCCGCGTGATCTGCACCGATCCGCGCCACAAGCAGCGCCAGGGCTAA
- a CDS encoding CinA family protein, with protein sequence MLATAESCTGGLIAAACTDRAGSSEWFERGFVTYSNAAKTELLGVHAGLIEAHGAVSEVVARAMAAGAARRSRALVSVAVTGVAGPGGGSADKPVGTVWFAFMVDGQLTSEVLRFDGDRAAVRAAAVRHALNRLLALLSPAPAA encoded by the coding sequence ATGCTGGCCACCGCCGAGAGCTGCACCGGCGGCCTGATCGCCGCGGCCTGCACCGACCGTGCCGGCTCCAGCGAGTGGTTCGAGCGGGGCTTCGTCACCTACTCCAATGCCGCCAAGACCGAACTGCTGGGGGTGCATGCCGGCCTGATCGAGGCCCATGGCGCCGTCAGCGAAGTGGTGGCGCGCGCCATGGCCGCCGGCGCGGCACGCCGCTCGCGCGCGCTGGTGAGCGTGGCGGTCACCGGCGTGGCCGGACCCGGCGGCGGCAGCGCGGACAAGCCGGTGGGCACGGTATGGTTCGCCTTCATGGTGGATGGCCAGCTCACCAGCGAGGTGCTGCGCTTCGACGGCGACCGCGCCGCGGTACGCGCCGCCGCCGTGCGGCACGCGCTGAACCGGCTGCTGGCCCTGCTCAGCCCCGCGCCAGCCGCCTGA
- the thiL gene encoding thiamine-phosphate kinase translates to MGEFQLIDRYFKRRALRSPLGVGDDCALLAPAPGMQLAVSSDMLLEGHHFLATVDPVRLGHKALAVNLSDLAACGAQPLAFTLALALPQADERWLEPFSRGLFALADAQGCELVGGDTTRGPLNICITVFGEVPAGQALLRSGARAGDDLWVSGTLGDARLALEVFRGTLSLPEPVFQSARLRMEQPVPRVALGQALRGVASAAIDVSDGLLGDLGHILRQSGVGATIDATAAMDLLAAGPALQQSGGGLDQELHLGCVLAGGDDYELAFTAPAARRDAVQAAAAQAATPVTRIGRIEAEPGLRLVDGRGRPIERRYGSFDHFA, encoded by the coding sequence ATGGGTGAATTCCAGCTCATCGATCGCTATTTCAAACGCCGTGCGCTTCGCAGCCCGCTCGGGGTGGGCGACGATTGTGCGTTGCTGGCGCCGGCACCCGGAATGCAACTGGCTGTATCCAGCGACATGCTGTTGGAAGGCCACCACTTCCTGGCCACGGTGGACCCCGTACGGCTGGGCCACAAGGCGCTGGCGGTCAATCTCAGCGACTTGGCTGCCTGTGGCGCCCAGCCGCTGGCCTTCACCCTGGCACTGGCGCTGCCCCAGGCGGACGAGCGCTGGCTGGAGCCGTTTTCGCGCGGCCTGTTCGCCCTGGCGGACGCGCAGGGCTGCGAGTTGGTCGGCGGCGACACCACCCGCGGGCCGCTGAACATCTGCATCACCGTGTTCGGCGAGGTGCCGGCCGGTCAGGCCCTGCTGCGCTCGGGTGCGCGGGCCGGCGACGACCTGTGGGTCAGCGGCACGCTGGGCGATGCCCGGCTGGCGCTGGAGGTCTTCCGCGGGACGCTGTCGCTGCCGGAGCCGGTGTTCCAGTCGGCGCGGCTGCGGATGGAGCAGCCCGTGCCGCGCGTGGCGCTGGGCCAGGCACTGCGCGGGGTGGCCAGCGCCGCCATCGACGTCAGCGACGGACTGCTGGGCGACCTCGGGCACATCCTGCGCCAGTCGGGGGTGGGGGCCACGATCGACGCCACCGCCGCCATGGATCTCCTGGCCGCCGGACCGGCTCTGCAGCAGTCCGGCGGGGGGCTGGACCAGGAGCTGCACCTCGGGTGCGTGCTGGCCGGCGGCGACGACTACGAGCTTGCATTCACCGCCCCCGCGGCCCGGCGCGACGCCGTGCAGGCCGCCGCGGCCCAGGCCGCCACGCCGGTCACGCGCATAGGCCGCATCGAGGCCGAGCCCGGCCTGCGGCTGGTGGACGGCCGCGGCCGCCCCATCGAGCGGCGCTACGGCTCCTTCGATCACTTCGCCTGA